A region of Nitrospira sp. SG-bin1 DNA encodes the following proteins:
- a CDS encoding 30S ribosomal protein S9: protein MAVVTQYATGRRKCAVARAWVTGTAGDIIVNDKPLEKAFPRLTLRQIIQLPLEMAGLMGKYSISATVYGGGPTGQAGALRHAIARALVAMTPSTRSPLKKEGLLTRDSRVKERKKYGQKGARKRFQYSKR from the coding sequence GCGCGGTCGCCCGAGCCTGGGTCACAGGCACCGCGGGCGATATCATCGTGAACGATAAGCCGTTGGAGAAGGCGTTTCCTCGTCTCACTCTCCGGCAAATTATTCAGCTACCCCTTGAGATGGCCGGCCTGATGGGCAAGTACTCGATCAGCGCGACCGTCTATGGGGGCGGCCCGACCGGGCAAGCCGGCGCGCTCCGCCATGCCATCGCGCGGGCGCTCGTGGCGATGACCCCCTCGACCCGCAGCCCCCTGAAGAAAGAAGGGTTGCTCACGCGTGACTCACGCGTGAAGGAACGCAAGAAGTACGGGCAGAAGGGCGCGCGCAAGCGGTTCCAGTACTCCAAGCGCTAG